The window GCTGGAACGATCATCGACCGCCGATCATCATCTCCCGAACCGCTTGGAGGCGTACGGAGACGAGATCCCACTGCCGCTCATCGACCGAGATCGCCCGGCGGACCAAGCCACATCCACCAGGAACGCGGGCGAAACAGAACTCTTGACGGAGGAAACGCGGCGCACGCATATTCCCTACAGAATCTCAGGGGAGAAACTGGAGGGGAGAACCGTGCCCGAGCAGATGCCGCTGGTGAAGGGAACGCTGGACCTGCTGGTGCTGCGGGCGCTGAGCTGGGGCCCCATGCACGGCTTCGAGATCACGTCGTGGCTGGAGGACCGCTCGCGCAGCGCCATCGCCGTGGAGGACTCGGCGCTGTACCAGGCGCTGTACCGGCTGGAGGCGCGCGAGCTGGTTCAGGCGGCGTGGGGCGTGACGGAGAACAACCGGCGCGCCCGCTACTACACGGTCACGCCCGCCGGCCGCGCCCACCTGCTCGCCGAGACGGAGCGCTGGGTGCGCTACGCGGCCACGGTCACCGGCATCCTCACCGCCCCGGCCCCCACGTGATCCGCCCGGGCATCCGCAGGGCGTTCAGCCTGGGCGCCTGGCGCCGCGACCTGCGCGAGGAGGAGGTGGACGAGGAGATCCGCCTGCACCTGGAGTTGCGCGCGGAGCAGCTCGCGCGCCGGGGCATGC is drawn from Longimicrobiaceae bacterium and contains these coding sequences:
- a CDS encoding PadR family transcriptional regulator — translated: MPEQMPLVKGTLDLLVLRALSWGPMHGFEITSWLEDRSRSAIAVEDSALYQALYRLEARELVQAAWGVTENNRRARYYTVTPAGRAHLLAETERWVRYAATVTGILTAPAPT